From the Borreliella afzelii genome, the window ATAACCTTAGTAGCATAATTTTCTTCGAATTCACTACTCTTAGAATTTGAAGAATCTCCAGAATTTAAATCTTGCGTTCTACCAGGGGTTTTAAAATCAAATTTATTTATTAAAAATACAAAAGTAAAGTAATAAAGGAAAAACCAAACAGTGCCTACAACCGGCACCAAAAGCCAATTAGTTCTTGAATTCCCCTGCAAAATACCAAACAAAATAAAATCAATAAACCCCCCAGAAAATGTTTGACCTATTGTAATTTGAAGAATATGCGCCAGCATAAAAGCAAATCCATCAAATGTAGCATGAATAATATAAAGAATAGGAGCTACGAACAGAAAAGAAAATTCAAGAGGCTCTGTTATCCCTGTTAAAAATGATGTTAGGGCTGCAGACATTAAAAGACCAAAAACTTTTGTTTTCTCACCATGCCTTGCGGTGTAGTATAGCGCAAGTGCGGCTCCTGGCAAACCAAACATCATAGTAATAAATCGTCCACTCATAAAACGACTAGTTCCAACAAAAAATCTACTTGTACCTTGAGAAGCAAGTTCTGCAAAGAAGATATTTTGAGTCCCTTCAATCAACTTTCCATCAATAATAACAGATCCCCCAAGGCCTGTTGTCCAAAATGGCAAATAAAATATGTGGTGAAGGCCAAAAGGTCCAAGCATCCTTAAAAAAATTCCAAAAATAAGTGTTCCGATATAGCCAGTTGAATCTACCAAGCCTCCTACTTTATTAATGCCATTTTGTACAAATGGCCAAACAATAAACATAATTACAGCAAGAAAAATACTAGAAAAAGAC encodes:
- a CDS encoding maltose/glucose-specific PTS transporter subunit IIC, producing the protein MVKGFEQAQKFGRSFMLPIAILPAAGLLLGIGGSLSNPETVKTYSFLDIFLLQAVFKIMSASGSIIFSNLAPIFSIGVAVGLARSDRGTAGIAAFIGYLVMNATIGVLIDMSGKAESLASGAVGLILGIKTLETGVFGGVVVGILTYYLHSRFNKVDLPKVLGFFSGSRFVPIIVSFSSIFLAVIMFIVWPFVQNGINKVGGLVDSTGYIGTLIFGIFLRMLGPFGLHHIFYLPFWTTGLGGSVIIDGKLIEGTQNIFFAELASQGTSRFFVGTSRFMSGRFITMMFGLPGAALALYYTARHGEKTKVFGLLMSAALTSFLTGITEPLEFSFLFVAPILYIIHATFDGFAFMLAHILQITIGQTFSGGFIDFILFGILQGNSRTNWLLVPVVGTVWFFLYYFTFVFLINKFDFKTPGRTQDLNSGDSSNSKSSEFEENYATKVIIGLGGASNIVDLDCCATRLRVTVRDALKVSEKILKKTGSKGVIIKGNGVQVVYGPGVSVLKNEIEELLND